The Gorilla gorilla gorilla isolate KB3781 chromosome 17, NHGRI_mGorGor1-v2.1_pri, whole genome shotgun sequence nucleotide sequence TCATGCCCAGTGACTGACAGTCAATGAGAAGTTTTAAAGCACAACTTCCTTGCCCCAATTTGGAATGCCTTGGGATCAGCCATCCTAGGTCCAGAATTCACCGTGGGACCAGCTGACACCTTTGTTGTGACTTGGTTACAGCCCAGCCTCTCTCTGCCCAGTCCTGGTTTCCTCCCTCCTCCGCCTGGGTGATCTGAAAAGCACATTCAAATTAATTTTCTGCATACAAATCTCAGACTCAGAGTGCTTCCGATGGAAACCAACCTGCAACAATCCCAAGAGTTGGACCTATCACTTTCTATGTCTTCTCATTTAAAACATTAAGAtatccttaagaaaaaaaagtcccttTAATGTCCTCTGCTTATGTGGAGCATTAGCTTTCTTGGTAATATATTAATACCTTATTACTGTTGTATTTTCATCCTTAGCCCTATGCTCTGCTTTTCGTCTGTTACGTAGATCGTTAGAAAGCAAGAGCTCTTCCATGAGGTCCCTACACGTCACATGGGTTTCTTTAACATGAGTCCTGCTTTCTCTTTATTGGGACCATTTGTGATAGCCCcttcaaaattacatttttagttcttcccttttttttttttttttaaaacaaagtcttgctctgtcacccaggctggagtacagtggtgtgattttggctcactgcaacctccgcctaccaggttcaagtgattgtcctgcctcagcctcctgcgtagctgggattacaggtgggcaccaccacgccctgctgatttttgtaatttgagtagagacagggttttactatgttgcccaggctggtctccaactcctgacctcaagtgatccacctgcctccgcctcccaaagtgctgggattacaggcgtgagccaccgcacccggccagttctTCCCAATCTTCCCAATCTTCATAGCtgtgtttcttcatctgcaaataggTGTCTGTAGATTTCCATTGAATTCTTTTGTGTTCTACTTTTGTAAAGACTAAGAGACATGGCTGACCCAGCCAATGTATGATTAACTTATCTTAAAATTCAAACGCCAGTTTAGACCTGTTCCACTAGACCCTCCTCCCCTTGTCCCCGTATTCTCTAGAGTATTAGCCTGTTGAGAAGCAGGAGAATGCACTATTGAGTGAATTGAGAGGTTCTTCCCTGGCAGTGAGTGGGATTCAGAAATATTCTGGGGCCCCCTTTCCTTTTTTGGAGTGGACCATGCCCTTAGGCCACCCCTTTAAGGCTATGCATGGTGTGTGGCCAGCCCAACCACTGGGCTTCAGCCTGGGTTCCTGGTTTTCTCTTCTATCATCTGCTGGGCCAGTAGCCAAGGCTGAGCCCAGTCCAGTTGGCTGAGACTCTGCTTCTCCTAGTTTCTGCCAACTTTCTTTGTTTCTGGTATTTGTACTTTAATTCATACGTTGATGCTTGGGCCAAGACTCTGGTCAACAGGATACCAGGAACTCTTGCTTCCCAGAATGccccctccttcccctgccctcGGATCAGGCCCTTCATACTGATGTTGGCCCAAGTTGCACCTGTTCCCATCCTGACTGCACCTTAGTCCACACTAAGACCTTGAACCTGAACTGTTAGCATCTTGCAGCCTGGGTGAGTTCCCCTGCCCCGTGCCAGGCACCTCAGCAAAATCCTCACAGTGAATGCTTCCATACCCATCACTTCAGCTAGTACTGCCAGTTTGACAAATTAGTCCCTGTTAATGAGAATTAAGCCCAGGGTAGTTTGTTCCCCTGATTAGATCCACACCCTCTGAAGGGTAAAATTGCTGGCAAAGCAAGTGAAATGTTCCCAGAATTTGAGCATTTATCTTAATGAGGCTTTGTATGAGGATTTAATTTAGGTTTAGTTGTGACCAAAATATCCTGCCTCTTTGTTTTGTTGCCTGTTATTAAAACATTAGTCAAAGCCTCCATCTCAGCAGATCTATTTGTTATTTTCccacaattacatttttaaaattttctttaacttcAGATTTGTAGCTATGCAAAATGATGATATCTTACTCCAAAGCAAGAAATAATTTATAACAGAAAACAAGCAGTATTAACACATAAACAAGCCACAGTGGAACAGTTTACTGGGATTTGTAAAATAGAGCACTACTGAAATGCCAGACACTCTGACATCAACTATATGTCAGAGGGGCTAAAAGTCAAGTACCAAGAACCAAGATGTTCTAAGGATTAGCAGGGAGAGTGTCTCATAATCAAGCAGTAATAAGATGACTAAGGTTATAATAGTCCAATAACTAAGATATTTGTTGCTATTTCCAAGGACTATAAGTAGcttaaaatgttatattaagGTATTTGTTACAATTTCCTAAACTAAGATCctacatttgtaaatatttactcAAAATCATTTGTTAGCATAACCTCTTAAGCAAACTATACTTTGCTTGGGCCAgtattagatattatttttattctgtagcCCAGGTATACATACTAGCCCTAGATAAACCCATGGTGGTCAATTTACACATGAACGAAGAATCATTTGCAGGTATGAAGCCAGTGAATAGTCTAAATTGCACAGCGTACTACCACCCAAGCAAGTCTATTCTTCATAAGATTATCTGTCCTGAGCTCCGTAAGTTTGTAAGTGGCCATCCTGTTTTCCTTCAAACTGGTATTCAGCTAAGTGGACAGGCTAGGCAAATCTACTGGCAGATTCCATCTCATTATGCTGGAACAATGACTGGAATTTAAGGAATGATATATGAAGCGAGATAATTTAAGACCACCAAAGAAGTGACAAAGGGAACCACATTTTTGTGTGTCCCAGAAGCTGTCCTGCCTCCAGATCAACAGATGTCTCTGCGAGTTCAGCACAGGGCAAATGGAGGGCGCACTCAAACTTCAGGGCCCTTTGTTTAACCTCATGTGCTCCAGGTTGGCTCTTGAGAATTAAAACCCCAAACTCACATTACAAGCATCTTTCAAATTCTATTATTGAACTAGAGATATGGAAATAGATCTAGACAAATTATGGGGGTGAGGGGGTGAAGAAGGGAGGCAGCCGCTGTCCTCTAAGGTTTCACAAAATGGAAGCAGGCAACCCAGAGAGTCACTTTAGCTTCTGAACCGACTTCAGTAAAGGTTGGTCTTCTTCATGATCCGAAGGAACTCCTCCTCATTCACTTCGCCGTCCCCATCCCGATCAGCTTCGTCGATCATCTCCTGCAGCTCCTCATCCGTGAGGTTTTCCCCCAGCTCGTTGGCCACACGCTTCAGGTTTTTGAACGAGATCTTCCCGGTCTCATCGTCATCAAAGAGCCTGAAGGCCTTCAGGATTTCTTCTTTGGTGTCCTTCTGGGACATCTTCTGCGTCATCACGGCCAGGAAGTCATTGAAGCTGATCTTCCCCGTGCCTTCCTTGTCCACCTCGGAgatcattttcttcatctcttcctTCCTGGGTTCGAAGCCCAGCGCTCTCATGGCCACCTTCAGCTCCTTCACATCGATGGTCCCACTTCCGTCCACGTCGAAGAGGTCAAATGCTTCCCGAACTTCTTGCTTCTGATCTTCAGTGAGCTCGGGCTTAGGTGCCACCTTTCTCTTTTGGCTGGTGGAGGCAGCGCTGGGCTtcttgaagctggaagccatcctcctgctctgGCTGTGATCCCAACGGCACCGCCCCGCGCTCTCATTCGGGCGCCCCCGGTTGGCGCGGCGCGGGGCCACCCCTCGTTCACTGCCAACCCCCAAGCCCGTTGGGGCTTGGAGCCGGCCTGGGGAACCTCTTCCTACGCCCTCACATCTGCGAGATCTTGCTTAGGCGAGAATCTGCGGTTCCTTCGGGTTATTAACCGGTTTCCACGAGTTGACGCCTGAGCTGGCAAGAACAGCCTGTAGCCACAGTTGTCTTCTGTAATCGACTGGCGCTGGCAGTTCTTTCCAAGATATTTGCTAGCATCCATAAGACCCCAGTTTTATAGGTTTATTTAGagactcttcctctttctctctctctctctcctctctctcttttgacaggagtgcactggtgccgctcagcttactgcagcctccaccttccaggatcaagtgatcctcccacctcagcctccatagtagctgagactacagggcatgccaccacacccagctaaattaaaaaaaaatttttttttttttgtagagacaaagtctcaccatgttgcccaggctggtctgaaactcctgggatcaagggatttcccgccccagcctcccaaagtgctagaattacaggcatgagctaccaagcCTGGCCTCTCCTTTTTATACCAATTAAAAAACCCTCTTGTTCTGGCGGCAACACCCAATGGGGTGACAGATCCTAAGGGTAAATTTAGGATAATCAAGATTGAGTGTGATCACTTGACATTCAAtgtggggaaggagaaggaagagagaatatTAAAAGTCATACCATGTGTTCAACTTGACATAAATGGGaaacagagaaaatggaaaaatttatgtataaaatttgTAGAAGTTTGTCTCCTGACATTACACTCAACAATAATACAATGTTTCTGGCATGTTCTCAAATATGAAATGTAATATCCAAATGTATGATTTACTTTCAGTGTTTCCATTTTACATACTCAGTATAATTGCACTTGAATAATGGTCATAATTTCATTCATGAGGCTTTTGATTTGGAGGGAGGGAAGTTGAAATACTACATTCTGgtattctagtatttttttttttttctctaacctccTAGCAGCATATTACTCTCCTTGCTTATCATCCAATCAGAGCTGTGCTGAAACCCACGCTCTGGTCGCCTTCCTTTGGCAATGGGCACAGGAGATGATGCAGGACATATTGGGACTCAAAATTGCCTCCTGGGAATAAAGGGGTTCTCCTGCAAACCAAAGAGcaagaggaaaatggaaaagaaaaaaaaaattaccaaataagCCCACCAAGGAATTGCCTGTAGAATTACTTTGCATTCTTTTAAATAGTTACAGAAAAGAAAGCTGACTTATTTTTTTAGCATtctccccctgccctgccccccacAAGCAAATCTCAATCTATTAATATATCAATACCTTTTGTAACCTATGAAGGTTACAAAAGATGTCACTTTGAAGAGTTTGTGTTAAAGAGTTttaatggctgggcgcagtgggtcacacctgtaatcccagtaatttgggaggccaaagcgggaggatcacctgaggtcaggagttcaagaccagcctggccaacaaggtgaaaccctgtctctatgaaaaatatgaaaattagccgagAGTTGCTGCACACaactgtaataccagctactttgGAGTATGAGGcacgggaatcgcttgaacccaggaggcggaggttgcagtgagcagatattgtgccactgcactccaccctaggcaacagagtgagattctgtccccaaaaaaacaaacaacaacaaaacaaaacagtgcttGATACACAGTAAGTAGGTTAATAAATATtcgttgaatgaatgcatgacaATTAACGTTGGTCCTAAAATACCTTCTGAATACAACAAGCGAAAACCCCAAAAGATTAAATGATGCCAGGAGTGTTTtacaaactgttttttaaaattagtggtCAGATATTGTTTACATGGCACATTTAATTAGCCATATATCACTACCTGCCCCAGTTCGATATGTGACTTAGTTGACAGAGAGCCTAGACACAGGGTTTCTTCTAAAGGCCAAGGAAACTTACATGGGACCTCCCCTCTCCTGCCTTCCAGTACTTGTTGTGGACAGTGTCAACTCAAGGCACACTGGCAGGCAGACGCTACAGCCGCTGTTCTTCTAACACCGCAAATCCTTGTGACCTGCTTTTTTCCATGTCAGAAGCCTGGGATCTTATCCCAAGTCTATGCCTTATTATCTCTGTGACTTTGGAAAGTCACTTAAACCACCCAGAGTCATCAAAACACCTGCAAAGTAGGCATCATCATAAAGCTTCCCACTGCATTTTCAGTGGGAGAATGTACACAAAAGCTCCAGGAACAGTGCCCTAGTGGGGCCATACAGATCTGGGTAATTGTTAGTTGAATAAGAATTTTTCTCAGACTTTGTACATTTCCTTTGGCACCCACCCCTCTGCCCAAATTCAAGCCAAGCTATGATGTGTTGGGAAAAACTGAAGTATGGAAGCTGCCTTATATAGAGCTACATTTGGGCCAAGCTGAACTAAAAGCAAAACGGTTGTCATGGTTTCCAGATGTGTGCAATCAACAGTTACAACAAAGGGCCACCAAGAGCTCCCTTCATAGAAACAGTGCCCATAGTCACAGTCAGCTCTTGGTGGGGAGTTACATTATGTTCAGAGTCCAAACTCTGACttaagaagggaagggaaacacATTTAATGTGTGCCTAGTTTTGGGCGTGCTTCTCATAGTTGTCATCTTATTTGATCCTTGCCATCAtttcctatttcacagatgaaaaaaatgaggCCCAGGAGAGGCCTGTAACACATATCTAATGGTACATGGCCAATAAATGCTGGCTCTGGGATTTAAATCCTGGCCTGCTGAAGCTTTGTTCACTACATCATGCTGCCTTCTCCACAAGTTGATTCTATATTACCAAAATATAGAATCACTGGGAAGACATGATACAGattttgttacagtaggtagctagtcaggcatgagcGGGGCAGAGAAGGGCTCCCCTCCCAGCCcgccaggaatgtcaggtgatgaTCAGGGGATGGTTTGGCAGTTGTCACACTGCCTCTCTAAAATGATCATTGATCATGGCCACAACAGGGAGAGGCAGTTTCCCAATAGATGAATACACTTGAAATTGGTAGTCGGCAGCttccaataagatctcaggaattGGGCCAGTGGGCTTGAGCATGcgcattaagagacaaaatggcagcGTATGACCTTCTAGGGGCGTTCcactggaaaagggaagaaagcctcaggtgATCACGCGTACAACTTCTTAAACACACTGCCCATGCTCACCTCCCAATCACAACAGGGAACTATGCATGTGGGCGGTTCACCTTAAGAGAAGAATAAGGGAAAGGGGCACAAGATGCGGGAAGTAGGCCAGCATATAAAATCCTAGGTTCAAGATCAAACGGGGCACTTGACCTCCAGGGTGTCCACTTGGCTCTCTTCCAGGTGTACTTGTGAAGTGGCCTTGTTGTCTGGGGTGACACCCAAGGTTCTCGGTCTCACGGCCATGGAGGTAAAGGATGTGGAAACACACAAAGGGTGAGGTTTAGAGCAGAAttttaataggtgaaagaaagagaatagctctCTACCCCAGAGAAGGGTCCCGAAAAAATGAGTTGCCGATCCGTGGTTAAATGCAGagggttttatagatgagctagTGGGGAGGCGGTGTCTGATCTACAAAGGGCATGAAAAACTGGTTAGGACCAGGTGTGCCATCTGCATAGGGCACGAATCTCTGGCAGCCCCTATCCCAGTCTTTTATTATGCCCGTGGGTAGATACTCCATgttgcttctttctctttctttctttctttctttctttctttctttctttctttctttctttctttctttcttccttccttccttccttcctttctttctttctttctttctttctttttttgagaaggagtctcactctgtcacccaggctggagtgcagtggtgagatctgggctcactgcaacctccgcctcccaggttcaagcgattctcctgcttcagcctcctaagtagctgggattataggtgtgcgccaccacgcccggctaatttttgtatttttagtggagacggggtttcaccatgttggtcaggctggtctcaaactcctgaccttgtgatccgcctgcctcggcctcccaaagtgctgggattacaggcgtgagccaccgcgcccggctgcttctttctttcttactgtgCATGTGCTAAAAATAGAGGTGAGGTGGAGGCCCCGTGGTGGACATTCCTGGCCCCAGGTACCTCTTTCTAACTGTGCAGCTGCTGGCATCCCCTAGTGCAAGTTTCCAGCTTccttatctatgtttgcagccCGATCtcccaggctgctctttgttagaaaaggaGGGATCTCTTGGGCTGTTCTTTGTTAGAAGGAAAGTTCTGCCGAGGACTCTTTTGCCCTCATctgcttaaaataatttctgtctcCAGTATCACTTGCCTTATGTTCCTGCTCTAAAGCGTTTTAATAAACGttctgaaacttgcctcagtctctttttctgccgTATGACCCtgagttgaattctttcttctgaggatgtaagaattgaggttgctgcagacccatacggATTCTCTGAGGGTAACTTGGATATTCGCTACTAGTGACACATTTTGGTGCCATGTGACTCGGATACCTTCTGCTGCTAACAGTTTTCTTCCCTACACATAACAATAATTAAGCATCTTGCCTAGGAAGATTGAACAGGAATTTGGAGGATCTAAGACAGGGTCCCATTCTGGGGCGAGTCACTGAACCTGCAATATGCTTAGTATTTACATCTGTTCttcttccattccacttcacCCCATTCCCTGCTTTCAACTCTGTATATGAGCTGGTGAAAGCAATCTGGGCAAAATGCCTTTGCTTGGCATTAGTGAAAGTCTATACAAGGCATGTGAAAATCAGCTTTAttactttaaaagtaatttttaagttCTAGTGAGACTGACATAAAATAAACGAGACATCCTAGAAAATCAGTGGAGATGGGcgggtttctgtttgtttttgggtttttggggggccctcaatttttttttttttgtaccacaATGTCCTAAGTATTATGCAAAATCAGTGATTGATTCTCTGAGAGGGGGAGAGGAGATGGTTGTTTAAGTCCAGTCATGGAGACTTAACAGCTGGAAGAGGGGAGAAAGAAGCACTGGAATTCCACAACAGGGTCTGGAGTCAGTTGAGACCAAGAGAAAGGACTCACAGCTTGCTTATGCTgattatttggttttccatttgacTTGCATGGCATGAAAAAGGTGCGGCTCAGGAGCCTTTTAAAGTTGCACTCAGCAAATTCAGCAAATTCCAGGTGCCACCCAAGGCAGAAAACATGCATAATACAGCTTCTTTACTGCTGCTTATTTACTTTCCAACAAATGCAGAACAGAGAAAATTTGAATGCTGGGTGCTGCTCCTACAAACCAGGATAACTGTGCTGGGGCTGTGGAGGGGGATCCCAAAACCATCACTAACAGAGCTGaattatttattcttaaatatgtGGAGCCGGTTACAAGAAATGGACTCAGCAGCAAAAGGTTTTACAGTCCCAGTGGTCTCCGAATGGGAATTTGAAGTCAAGTCCAGTGACTCAACCCAAGTCTTTTTGGCAAGTCCAGGAACACATTTAAGTGTCCAGCCAAGGGCTACATGATTCCTTATTCCATGAACaccagaaataagaaaat carries:
- the CETN1 gene encoding centrin-1: MASSFKKPSAASTSQKRKVAPKPELTEDQKQEVREAFDLFDVDGSGTIDVKELKVAMRALGFEPRKEEMKKMISEVDKEGTGKISFNDFLAVMTQKMSQKDTKEEILKAFRLFDDDETGKISFKNLKRVANELGENLTDEELQEMIDEADRDGDGEVNEEEFLRIMKKTNLY